The sequence below is a genomic window from Leptospira dzoumogneensis.
TATAACTGTGATGAAAAGCGGAGAAAAATTGGAGACCCTAAAAAGTCCAAATGGGGCTTGGGAGCCGCATTTGGAGTATTCCAGAAAACTGTTTACTTTGGATGAAAATCCCGCTTAAATTGCAAAACCTTATGATCCGATCCTTCTTCATACACTTTCTGATCTTAGCGGCTTTCGTATATCCTTCGTTTGTCGGGGCGGAAAGTATACATTTAGAAGAATATGATATTTCCAGATATCCTAAAGTAGAATTGAAACTGAAGACAGGTAAGGGAGTATCCTTGGATCAGGAAATACTCACTGTCGCCGAACAAAAAGAAAATCGTTCTAGAAGAGTGGTTGGCCCTCTCAAGATCCATAGACCTGAAGGCACAAGACCGATCCATATTTATCTGATCACTCAGATGACGAACTCCTTCGATCATAATGTACAAGCCACAGAGATCTTAAAGACAATTGTAGAAAGAGCGGATTCCGCAGATAGGTTCAGCTTCGTATTTTTTACGGATGATGTATTCTTCTCCAAAGACGACTTAAACAAATCTGACGCTTTGAAAGAAGCGAAGGTCCCAGGCGGGAAATCCAATCGGAATACTTCTGCCAACCTGGACTATGTTTTCCAAAAGATCTCTCCTCGTCTAAAAGATACCGATTATATTCTGACCATCTTTTATGACCAGGACCTTATCCCTTCCAACGAGGCTCAGAATGGGGAATATACTCCGAATATTCCTATCCAAGTTCTTTCTTATCCATCCAATGGTGCAAAGTTTTTGGCCAAAAGATACGGTGGGACATTCTATTCATTAAATAGCCCTGATTTTAGGACCCAAGTTTTCGGAGACCTGGATTATTTCAGAAAAGAACCATGGTCCCTGGTGTATGAGTCTCCTTTCCAAGACGAATGGCAGTTCCAAGGAAGCGGAAATTTGGAAGTAGAACTGGAGACCAGAAATTCCAGACGACTCAGC
It includes:
- a CDS encoding FHA domain-containing protein → MKIPLKLQNLMIRSFFIHFLILAAFVYPSFVGAESIHLEEYDISRYPKVELKLKTGKGVSLDQEILTVAEQKENRSRRVVGPLKIHRPEGTRPIHIYLITQMTNSFDHNVQATEILKTIVERADSADRFSFVFFTDDVFFSKDDLNKSDALKEAKVPGGKSNRNTSANLDYVFQKISPRLKDTDYILTIFYDQDLIPSNEAQNGEYTPNIPIQVLSYPSNGAKFLAKRYGGTFYSLNSPDFRTQVFGDLDYFRKEPWSLVYESPFQDEWQFQGSGNLEVELETRNSRRLSFSYDLPFRTRLAVFLLHPSIFLPSFTFLLILTLVALIVVLKKGKKYPPEGTVSPEERLHTIEFEQDAYRKMYGNQYQLVYSEEDRIETERAAPVALKEFEQGESYEKATLVFKEGRNPGKQYSLARAETNIGNSDLCDLVLYEQSVSKNHARIRKVRNRYILYDLVSESGTFLNGKKILRPRILYDFDEIGIGKALLVFRGK